The Porphyrobacter sp. HT-58-2 genome has a window encoding:
- a CDS encoding S1 family peptidase: MTPTAEIMSKVRQRAAAVLLWVMLAFALAIPASADPGDVDAAARGVVRVVIIGSEDGQPVPVSHGTGFAVSPTRIVTNAHVVREVLQDDTLRIGIVPPEGAGGAFGRVVAVSPRNDLALLEIAKGALRLPPLALAGGPGANLGEVAAVGYPMNVDLAQGLDLSDIFRAQPPVKSRGFLSGERPSRQFDTILHTAPIARGNSGGPLLDPCGRVIGVNSFSADSNSGEAEFYFAVSLRELLPFLRTNGVEPVVNTLPCRSIDELNADERQRLEAEQSQARALLAERAETLRETRERARIAAQMDVLAERENRMALALIALLTATAAGYCAFAWRGMEARRTHGRIAAAASAAAVVTAVLLWITRPGLAEIEDRVAAAIAEVEGSNKPAPAAGSEAAEGALICTLVPERSRVTSARTDDVAFDWSADGCVNDRTQYGLGPAGEWQRVFAAQEDAAVAVNTFEPATRTLRTDRYLLGQEALAAAREARAAYTPPSCGVSDAARTLGEQQSALIAALPARPNERLVYSCKAKGGS, encoded by the coding sequence ATGACGCCGACCGCCGAGATCATGAGCAAGGTGCGCCAAAGGGCAGCCGCAGTGCTGCTTTGGGTGATGCTGGCATTCGCTCTGGCAATACCCGCTTCCGCCGATCCCGGCGATGTCGATGCGGCAGCGCGCGGAGTGGTGCGGGTGGTAATCATCGGCAGCGAGGACGGCCAGCCCGTCCCCGTCTCGCACGGCACCGGCTTCGCGGTCTCGCCCACCCGCATCGTCACCAATGCCCATGTGGTGCGCGAAGTGCTGCAGGACGATACGCTGCGGATCGGGATCGTTCCGCCAGAGGGCGCAGGCGGCGCTTTCGGGCGGGTGGTGGCGGTCAGCCCGCGCAATGATCTGGCCCTGCTGGAGATCGCCAAGGGCGCCCTGCGCCTGCCGCCACTTGCATTGGCGGGTGGCCCGGGAGCAAACCTCGGCGAGGTGGCCGCGGTCGGCTATCCCATGAATGTCGATCTGGCGCAGGGGCTCGATCTCAGCGACATCTTCCGCGCCCAGCCACCGGTCAAATCGCGCGGCTTCCTGTCGGGCGAGCGCCCGTCGCGCCAGTTCGACACTATCCTCCACACAGCCCCCATCGCGCGCGGCAATTCGGGTGGGCCGCTGCTTGATCCCTGCGGACGGGTGATCGGGGTCAATTCCTTCAGCGCGGATTCGAACAGCGGCGAGGCGGAGTTCTACTTCGCGGTATCCTTGCGCGAATTGCTGCCCTTCCTGCGCACCAACGGGGTCGAACCGGTGGTCAACACCCTGCCCTGTCGCTCGATCGACGAATTGAATGCGGACGAGCGTCAGCGGCTCGAAGCCGAACAGTCGCAGGCCCGTGCATTGCTGGCCGAGCGTGCGGAAACCTTGCGCGAGACGCGCGAACGGGCGCGGATTGCGGCGCAGATGGACGTACTGGCCGAGCGCGAGAACCGCATGGCTTTGGCCCTGATCGCGCTACTGACAGCGACGGCGGCAGGCTATTGCGCCTTTGCGTGGCGCGGGATGGAGGCGCGCCGCACCCATGGTCGGATTGCAGCGGCGGCCTCGGCAGCGGCGGTGGTGACGGCTGTGCTGCTGTGGATCACCCGGCCTGGTCTTGCCGAAATCGAAGACCGGGTCGCCGCTGCCATCGCCGAGGTCGAGGGAAGTAACAAGCCTGCCCCCGCCGCCGGATCAGAAGCAGCAGAAGGCGCGCTCATCTGCACATTGGTACCGGAACGCAGCCGCGTGACCTCGGCCCGCACCGACGATGTGGCCTTCGATTGGTCTGCCGATGGCTGCGTCAACGACCGCACGCAATATGGCCTCGGGCCGGCAGGAGAATGGCAGCGAGTCTTCGCTGCGCAGGAGGATGCCGCGGTCGCGGTCAACACCTTTGAACCGGCCACTCGCACCCTTCGCACTGATCGATATCTGTTGGGTCAGGAAGCGCTTGCGGCAGCCCGCGAGGCTCGCGCGGCCTACACCCCGCCGTCCTGCGGCGTCAGCGACGCGGCGCGCACGCTGGGGGAACAGCAATCCGCCCTTATCGCCGCTCTGCCCGCACGGCCCAATGAGAGACTGGTCTACAGCTGCAAGGCCAAAGGCGGCAGTTAA
- a CDS encoding primosomal protein N': MNRVRLLVLNAALGPLDYRLPDGVDAPAGSVVIAPLGPRKVTGIVWDEGRLPGEDIAFERLRPIVEVLPVPPLPAPLRRLIEWTADYYCAPLASVARMALSSGGALGGPATMTEYRLTGSEATGRLTAKRKTALEKLAGEQGTMRELAGMAGVSEGVLRGMAGAGLLEPVTVQIDRPYPIADPDHAPPDLSDDQRAVAGRLVSAVNTRAFAPFLLDGVTGSGKTETYFEPVAQAIRQGRQVLVLLPEIALTENFLARFAARFGTAPVLWHSSLKSTERRRAWRAIANGEAQVVVGARSALFLPYANLGLIVVDEAHEVSFKQDDGVRYNARDVAVMRARFEGVPVVLASATPALESLHMAAQGIYEKLDLPSRFGGASLPAVRLVNLTEEKPGSQRWLAGPLIEALRDRLDKGEQSLLFLNRRGYAPLTLCRNCGHRFKCPSCSAWLVEHRLSSRLACHHCGFETRVPDACPECGEKDCLVACGPGVERIADEVRDLFPDARVALATSDTLNTPERAAQFIAMAQDKAIDIIIGTQLVTKGFHFPDLTLVGVVDADLGLEGGDLRAGERTFSQIAQVAGRAGRGAKPGEVLIQTRHPDAPVIAALANGDRDAFYAAETEGRRDAGAPPFGRWAAIILSSEDEKEAREAAVRLGDVRPRLAEVQILGPAPAPLSLLRGRYRYRFLVNARRSANLQAVLRDWIGSIRFAPGVRVGVDIDPYSFV, from the coding sequence ATGAACCGGGTTCGCCTTCTTGTCCTGAACGCCGCACTAGGCCCGCTGGATTACCGCCTGCCGGACGGCGTTGACGCGCCTGCGGGCAGCGTGGTGATCGCACCCCTAGGGCCGCGCAAAGTGACGGGGATCGTGTGGGACGAGGGCCGTCTGCCGGGCGAGGACATCGCCTTTGAACGCCTGCGCCCGATTGTCGAAGTCCTGCCTGTCCCGCCGCTCCCTGCGCCGCTCAGACGGCTGATCGAATGGACCGCCGATTACTATTGCGCTCCGCTCGCCAGTGTCGCGCGCATGGCGCTGTCCAGCGGCGGCGCGCTCGGCGGGCCTGCCACCATGACCGAATACCGCCTGACCGGCAGCGAGGCGACCGGCAGGCTGACCGCGAAGCGCAAGACCGCCTTGGAGAAGCTCGCAGGCGAACAAGGCACCATGCGCGAACTTGCAGGCATGGCGGGCGTCTCGGAAGGCGTGCTGCGCGGCATGGCGGGTGCTGGCCTGCTGGAACCGGTGACCGTGCAGATCGACCGGCCCTATCCGATCGCCGATCCCGATCACGCCCCACCTGATCTGTCCGACGACCAGCGCGCCGTCGCCGGCCGGTTGGTCTCAGCGGTGAACACCCGGGCCTTTGCCCCCTTTCTGCTCGACGGAGTGACGGGTTCCGGCAAGACCGAGACCTATTTCGAACCCGTCGCACAGGCGATCCGGCAGGGACGGCAGGTGCTTGTCCTCCTGCCTGAAATTGCGCTGACCGAGAATTTCCTGGCGCGCTTTGCCGCAAGGTTCGGCACGGCCCCGGTGCTGTGGCATTCGTCGCTCAAATCCACCGAGCGCCGCCGCGCATGGCGGGCGATTGCGAACGGAGAAGCGCAGGTCGTGGTCGGCGCGCGTTCGGCGCTGTTCCTGCCCTATGCCAACCTTGGCCTGATCGTGGTCGATGAAGCGCACGAAGTCAGCTTCAAGCAGGATGACGGGGTGCGCTATAACGCGCGCGATGTCGCCGTGATGCGGGCGCGGTTCGAAGGCGTGCCGGTGGTGCTCGCCAGCGCCACCCCCGCGCTGGAAAGCCTGCACATGGCGGCGCAGGGAATCTACGAAAAGCTCGACCTGCCGAGCCGCTTCGGCGGGGCGAGCCTGCCTGCGGTGCGCCTCGTCAACCTGACGGAGGAAAAGCCCGGCAGCCAGCGGTGGCTGGCCGGGCCGCTGATCGAGGCCCTGCGTGACCGGCTGGACAAGGGCGAACAATCGCTGCTGTTCCTTAACCGCCGCGGCTATGCCCCGCTGACCCTATGCCGCAATTGCGGACATCGCTTCAAATGCCCTTCGTGCAGCGCGTGGCTGGTCGAACACCGCCTGTCGTCCCGTCTCGCCTGCCACCATTGCGGGTTCGAAACCCGGGTGCCGGACGCCTGCCCCGAATGCGGCGAGAAGGATTGCCTCGTGGCCTGCGGCCCGGGGGTAGAGCGCATCGCTGATGAAGTGCGCGACCTGTTCCCGGATGCGCGCGTGGCGCTGGCGACATCGGATACGCTGAACACGCCCGAGCGTGCGGCGCAGTTCATCGCCATGGCGCAAGACAAGGCGATCGACATCATCATCGGCACGCAGCTGGTGACCAAGGGCTTCCACTTTCCCGACCTGACGCTGGTGGGCGTGGTCGATGCCGACCTTGGCCTCGAAGGCGGCGACCTGCGCGCAGGCGAGCGCACCTTCTCCCAGATCGCGCAGGTCGCCGGGCGCGCCGGGCGCGGGGCCAAGCCGGGCGAGGTGCTGATCCAGACCCGCCATCCTGATGCGCCGGTGATCGCCGCGCTGGCCAATGGTGACCGCGACGCCTTCTATGCCGCCGAAACCGAAGGCCGCCGGGATGCGGGCGCGCCGCCCTTCGGGCGCTGGGCAGCGATCATCCTGTCCTCGGAGGACGAAAAGGAAGCCCGCGAGGCCGCCGTGCGGCTCGGGGATGTCCGGCCACGGCTGGCGGAGGTGCAGATCCTTGGCCCTGCCCCTGCCCCGCTGTCGCTGCTGCGCGGGCGCTATCGCTACCGTTTCCTCGTCAACGCGCGGCGCAGCGCCAATCTGCAAGCCGTTCTGCGCGACTGGATCGGCAGCATCCGCTTTGCCCCCGGCGTGCGCGTGGGGGTGGACATCGATCCCTATTCCTTTGTGTGA
- a CDS encoding F0F1 ATP synthase subunit delta — protein MDISAGIKASLAGRYASALFDLAAENGKVTAVEKDLETLGAALAESGDLAALTTNPELARAAQGAAMAAVAKKLKLSPLTTNFLGVLAANRRLAKLPAIISAFKAIAAAQRGEVTATVTSAHPLSADQLASLKTKLTAREGRTVMLSAAVDPDLLGGLVVTIGSQRIDASIRTRLNSLAKAMQA, from the coding sequence GTGGATATATCCGCCGGTATCAAGGCTAGCCTGGCTGGACGCTATGCCTCGGCCCTGTTCGATCTCGCCGCTGAAAACGGCAAGGTGACAGCGGTCGAAAAGGATCTCGAAACGCTGGGCGCTGCCCTCGCCGAATCGGGTGATCTGGCGGCGCTGACCACCAATCCCGAACTCGCCCGCGCCGCTCAGGGCGCCGCGATGGCGGCGGTGGCGAAGAAGCTGAAGCTCAGCCCGCTGACCACAAATTTCCTCGGCGTGCTTGCGGCAAACCGCCGCTTGGCGAAGCTGCCCGCGATCATCAGCGCGTTCAAGGCGATTGCCGCTGCCCAGCGCGGCGAAGTGACCGCCACCGTCACCAGCGCCCACCCGCTGTCGGCCGATCAGCTTGCCAGCCTCAAGACCAAGCTGACCGCGCGCGAAGGGCGCACCGTCATGCTCTCCGCCGCGGTCGATCCCGACCTCCTCGGCGGCCTCGTCGTCACCATCGGTTCGCAGCGCATTGATGCCTCGATCCGCACCCGTCTCAACTCGCTCGCCAAGGCCATGCAGGCTTAA
- a CDS encoding cryptochrome/photolyase family protein codes for MTAPVLVPILGDQLSHNLSSLDGLSPASTVVLMMEVWDEATYVKHHKQKIVLIFSAMRHFADELRAEGWQVDYIRLDDPENTGSFTGEVARAIQRHAPGEIRVTESGEWRVAQAMLEWEGRFACPVSILPDTRFVATHAEFRKFAEGRKHLTMEYFYREMRRKTGLLMEGDKPVAGVWNLDSENREPPKAGLKAPPTPKFAPDAITQEVIALVAERFPDHFGDLEPFGWPVTRAEALEAAEAFFARRLEKFGPYQDAMVHGEDDLYHSMLSTSLNCGLLDPLELCRAAEDAYKSGRAPLNSVEGFIRQIIGWREYVRGFYWHQMPGLAEANELGATRPLPEFFWTGKTDMRCLADCIRTTQEDAHAHHIQRLMVLGNFCLIAGIDPRAVADWYLAVYADAFEWVELPNVAGMVLYADGGRLATKPYAASGNYINKMSDYCGKCRYKVSQKTGPNACPFNPLYWHFMDRNRARLESNHRIGRIYATWDKMGEAKQAEYLQSAEKFLDSLEPARKGWARA; via the coding sequence ATGACCGCTCCCGTTCTCGTGCCGATCCTCGGCGACCAGTTGTCGCATAACCTGAGCAGCCTCGATGGTCTCTCCCCCGCAAGCACCGTCGTGCTGATGATGGAGGTGTGGGACGAAGCGACCTATGTGAAGCACCATAAGCAGAAGATCGTGCTGATCTTTTCGGCCATGCGCCATTTCGCCGACGAGCTTCGGGCGGAAGGCTGGCAAGTCGATTACATCCGGCTCGACGATCCAGAGAACACCGGCAGCTTCACCGGCGAGGTCGCCCGCGCGATCCAGCGCCACGCCCCTGGCGAAATCCGCGTCACGGAAAGCGGCGAATGGCGGGTGGCGCAAGCGATGCTCGAATGGGAAGGCCGCTTCGCCTGCCCTGTCTCAATCCTCCCCGATACGCGGTTTGTGGCCACCCACGCCGAGTTCCGCAAGTTCGCGGAAGGGCGCAAGCACCTGACGATGGAGTATTTCTACCGCGAAATGCGCCGCAAGACCGGACTGCTGATGGAGGGCGACAAGCCCGTCGCGGGCGTCTGGAACCTCGACAGCGAAAACCGCGAACCGCCCAAGGCCGGATTGAAAGCACCCCCCACGCCGAAGTTCGCCCCCGATGCCATCACGCAGGAGGTGATCGCGCTCGTGGCTGAGCGCTTCCCCGACCATTTCGGCGACCTGGAACCCTTCGGCTGGCCCGTCACCCGCGCTGAGGCGCTGGAAGCTGCCGAAGCGTTCTTCGCGCGCAGGCTCGAAAAATTCGGCCCCTATCAGGACGCAATGGTGCATGGAGAGGACGATCTTTACCACTCGATGCTCTCGACCAGTCTCAATTGCGGGTTGCTCGATCCCCTCGAACTGTGCCGCGCCGCCGAAGATGCCTATAAATCAGGCAGGGCTCCGCTCAATTCCGTAGAGGGCTTCATCCGCCAGATCATCGGGTGGCGCGAATATGTGCGCGGGTTTTACTGGCACCAGATGCCGGGGCTGGCTGAGGCGAACGAACTGGGCGCGACAAGGCCGCTCCCCGAATTCTTCTGGACCGGCAAAACCGACATGCGATGCCTTGCCGACTGCATCCGCACCACGCAGGAGGATGCCCATGCGCACCACATCCAAAGGCTGATGGTGCTGGGCAACTTCTGCCTCATCGCCGGGATTGATCCGCGGGCAGTCGCCGATTGGTATCTCGCGGTCTATGCCGACGCCTTCGAGTGGGTCGAGCTGCCCAATGTGGCGGGCATGGTGCTCTATGCGGATGGCGGCAGGCTGGCGACCAAGCCCTATGCCGCGAGCGGCAATTACATCAACAAGATGTCGGACTATTGCGGCAAGTGCCGTTACAAGGTCAGTCAGAAGACCGGCCCCAACGCCTGCCCCTTCAACCCGCTCTACTGGCACTTCATGGACCGCAACCGCGCCCGCCTCGAAAGCAACCATCGCATCGGGCGCATCTATGCCACCTGGGACAAGATGGGCGAGGCCAAGCAGGCCGAATATCTCCAGAGTGCCGAAAAATTCCTGGACAGCCTCGAACCCGCGCGCAAAGGCTGGGCGCGCGCCTAG
- a CDS encoding glutathione S-transferase family protein, whose amino-acid sequence MLTIHHLRLSQSERIVWLAEELGLEYDLKLYTRRTDNRLAPDDYKALHPMGIAPVITDGDFVLGESGAIMDYIVAKYAPGTALVPGADHPDFADHLFYYHWANATFMTNGMMALVAQFMGAAEMPPFVADRVQKGWAIVEKRLGEAEYFGGTQLTTADIMMGFQLTTSRAMSGMGIEGMPNLQAYLKRIGERPAYQRAMAKCEPGMPPKLD is encoded by the coding sequence ATGCTGACCATCCACCACCTGCGCCTGTCGCAATCCGAGCGTATCGTCTGGCTGGCCGAGGAGCTGGGGCTGGAATACGACCTGAAGCTCTACACCCGCCGCACCGACAACCGCCTCGCGCCCGACGACTACAAGGCGCTGCACCCGATGGGCATTGCGCCGGTCATCACCGATGGCGACTTCGTGCTGGGCGAAAGCGGGGCGATCATGGACTATATCGTCGCGAAATATGCCCCCGGCACGGCGCTGGTGCCGGGCGCGGATCACCCCGACTTTGCCGACCACCTGTTCTACTACCACTGGGCCAACGCGACCTTCATGACCAATGGCATGATGGCGCTGGTGGCGCAGTTCATGGGCGCGGCGGAAATGCCACCCTTCGTCGCCGACCGGGTACAGAAGGGTTGGGCGATCGTCGAAAAACGGCTGGGCGAAGCGGAGTATTTCGGCGGCACGCAGCTGACCACGGCGGACATCATGATGGGCTTCCAGCTCACGACTTCGCGGGCGATGAGCGGCATGGGGATCGAGGGGATGCCCAATTTGCAGGCCTATCTGAAGCGCATCGGTGAACGGCCTGCCTACCAGCGCGCCATGGCGAAGTGCGAACCGGGGATGCCGCCGAAGCTCGATTGA
- a CDS encoding tetratricopeptide repeat protein, giving the protein MPRLCLFVMALCLAWCFALPVHAQAWLRAESDHYVVHARLDEAELRSLMQSIEEFDRVLHGLMPAETRHGRKPELYLTDRPARIARAANFGASAVCQDHAELPIAYALYTTDPTGERDPSEVFYCLTQFHLGNGFFRPKPMWVTAGLSHYFATASSKERGLFTIGKPRSIRPIRGITSAAMTEALMVRFRHRTEAEYSRFLDLSRVIASPLLIEPQYAGVLDRYIDAYVTGRSMEDAARELGDLEALATELGQRRIVAPMRRVRIQPMFVADVTVRRMARDEIALIDLRIERLLETRLNASARELGELTRRFPDSALVWYEYAAAEYARVQNSDFGGRPVFRGFGFSNGELIVMANPYSDAEAWRAVNKALSLDPDLAPARRLRAEILLARLVREGNPDDPAAYDEVRAMLGPLARAPEREPLAAALYHQSYVEQDREPPEAALNQLRRAFLANAGVGDFRYAYATAQSRRGEKNEARSLLISMLNDPAFQAAAFRALEVTQ; this is encoded by the coding sequence GTGCCCCGCCTCTGCCTGTTCGTGATGGCCCTGTGCCTTGCCTGGTGCTTTGCCCTACCTGTCCATGCCCAGGCCTGGCTCAGGGCCGAGAGCGATCATTACGTCGTCCACGCCCGGCTCGACGAGGCGGAATTGCGCAGCCTGATGCAGTCGATCGAGGAATTCGACCGCGTGCTCCATGGGCTGATGCCGGCCGAAACGCGGCACGGGCGCAAGCCTGAGCTCTACCTCACCGACAGGCCCGCCCGGATCGCCCGCGCCGCCAATTTCGGCGCGAGCGCAGTGTGCCAGGACCATGCCGAACTCCCGATCGCCTATGCGCTTTACACCACCGACCCGACCGGCGAGCGTGACCCGAGCGAGGTGTTCTACTGCCTGACCCAGTTTCACCTCGGAAACGGCTTCTTCCGGCCCAAGCCGATGTGGGTGACAGCGGGCCTGTCGCATTACTTCGCGACCGCCTCGAGCAAGGAACGGGGCCTGTTCACAATCGGCAAGCCGCGCAGCATCCGCCCGATCCGCGGCATCACCAGCGCCGCAATGACCGAAGCGCTGATGGTGCGCTTCCGTCACCGCACCGAAGCCGAATATTCGCGCTTTCTCGACCTGAGCCGGGTGATCGCCAGCCCGCTGCTGATCGAGCCGCAATATGCCGGCGTGCTCGATCGCTACATTGATGCCTATGTGACCGGCCGCAGCATGGAAGACGCCGCGCGCGAGCTGGGGGATCTGGAAGCGCTGGCGACCGAGCTGGGCCAGCGGCGGATCGTCGCGCCGATGCGGCGGGTGCGGATCCAGCCGATGTTCGTCGCCGATGTCACTGTCCGCCGGATGGCGCGCGACGAAATTGCGCTGATAGACCTGCGCATCGAACGACTGCTCGAAACCCGGCTGAATGCCAGCGCCCGCGAACTGGGCGAGCTGACCCGCCGCTTTCCCGACAGCGCGCTGGTCTGGTACGAATATGCCGCCGCTGAATATGCACGGGTGCAGAACAGCGATTTCGGCGGACGGCCGGTGTTTCGCGGCTTCGGCTTTTCCAATGGCGAGCTGATCGTCATGGCCAACCCCTATTCCGATGCCGAGGCGTGGCGTGCGGTCAACAAAGCCCTGTCGCTCGACCCCGATCTTGCCCCGGCGAGGCGGCTGCGCGCCGAGATCCTGCTCGCGCGGCTGGTGCGCGAAGGCAATCCCGACGACCCGGCCGCCTATGACGAGGTGCGCGCGATGCTCGGCCCGCTGGCGCGCGCGCCGGAACGCGAGCCGCTCGCCGCCGCGCTCTATCACCAGTCCTATGTCGAACAGGACCGCGAGCCGCCCGAAGCCGCCCTTAATCAGCTCCGCCGCGCCTTTCTCGCCAATGCCGGGGTCGGCGATTTCCGCTATGCCTATGCCACGGCGCAAAGCCGGCGCGGGGAGAAGAACGAGGCGCGCAGCCTGCTGATCTCGATGCTCAACGATCCCGCCTTTCAGGCCGCCGCCTTCCGCGCGCTGGAAGTGACGCAATAG
- a CDS encoding CPBP family intramembrane glutamic endopeptidase has product MDIVETAPAPAPLWKRIIDFPLVTMLIALALVAAVMVPVNIVGGFFGEPVGWDIVEPVVAVTLIVALIGLQKLVLRRLGSRKHDDLPFAAAPRDLAMGVFGAGALFSLIVGIAALLGAYVIDGWGGMTSWVFILFWAGFNAGFIEELIFRGILFRWIEEFGGSWAALFITSGLFGLVHMGNDNATWMSGLTIAAVAGTLLGGAYMLTRSLWLPVGLHFGWNVTQGLVWDVPVSGYDGDGLVDARLVGDPLISGGAFGLEASVIALVVGGVAGAWMVWRAVRAGEVMAPWWARRGVAAGA; this is encoded by the coding sequence ATGGACATTGTCGAAACCGCGCCCGCGCCCGCGCCGCTTTGGAAGCGGATCATCGACTTTCCGCTTGTCACCATGCTGATCGCGCTGGCGCTGGTTGCTGCCGTGATGGTGCCTGTCAATATCGTCGGCGGGTTCTTCGGCGAGCCGGTCGGCTGGGATATTGTGGAGCCGGTGGTGGCGGTGACCTTGATTGTCGCCCTGATCGGCTTGCAGAAGCTGGTGCTGCGCCGACTGGGGTCGCGCAAGCATGACGACCTGCCATTTGCCGCTGCTCCGCGCGATCTGGCGATGGGTGTGTTCGGGGCGGGGGCCTTGTTCAGCCTCATCGTCGGCATTGCCGCCCTGCTCGGCGCCTATGTGATCGACGGCTGGGGCGGGATGACAAGCTGGGTGTTCATCCTGTTCTGGGCCGGGTTCAACGCAGGCTTCATCGAGGAGCTGATCTTCCGCGGCATCCTGTTCCGCTGGATCGAGGAATTCGGCGGCAGCTGGGCGGCGCTGTTTATCACCTCGGGGCTGTTCGGGCTGGTGCATATGGGCAACGACAATGCAACCTGGATGTCAGGGCTGACGATTGCGGCAGTGGCGGGTACGCTGCTGGGCGGGGCCTATATGCTCACGCGGAGCCTGTGGTTGCCGGTGGGGCTGCACTTTGGCTGGAACGTGACGCAGGGGCTGGTGTGGGACGTGCCGGTCTCGGGCTATGATGGCGACGGACTGGTGGACGCGCGACTGGTGGGCGATCCGCTGATTTCGGGCGGGGCCTTCGGGCTGGAGGCTTCGGTCATCGCGCTGGTGGTCGGGGGTGTGGCGGGCGCGTGGATGGTGTGGCGCGCAGTCAGGGCGGGCGAGGTGATGGCCCCCTGGTGGGCGCGCCGCGGCGTCGCCGCAGGAGCCTAG